The following proteins are co-located in the Lacticaseibacillus paracasei subsp. paracasei genome:
- a CDS encoding ABC-2 transporter permease encodes MHNVAKLVALDMGALYSGTHKYRWWSYLVAFLIVLIAFLNGDAATPLAGAITGTSVGILMMPFASVDRHGLEQLYTMLPIRRREIVASHYLFGLLVMLMIDLYAAFIVAVGMIARFNPIHDYHAIIWMLFFATGLVLLQMTLSFPLMIGLGFQRAPLAAYLPIGIVLLAVFIEAGLDLDLAVLRPWLTAFSILLIVAFAFSWWLSTYLYKRREF; translated from the coding sequence ATGCATAATGTTGCCAAACTTGTCGCCTTAGACATGGGTGCGCTTTACTCCGGCACGCATAAATACCGCTGGTGGTCATATCTGGTTGCTTTTCTGATCGTGCTCATTGCCTTCTTGAATGGTGATGCCGCCACACCACTTGCTGGCGCTATCACCGGTACTAGCGTTGGTATCTTGATGATGCCGTTTGCCAGTGTTGATCGACATGGCTTGGAACAGTTGTACACGATGCTGCCTATCCGCCGCCGAGAGATTGTCGCCAGTCACTACCTATTTGGCTTGCTCGTCATGCTGATGATTGATCTTTATGCCGCATTCATCGTTGCAGTCGGCATGATCGCTCGTTTCAACCCGATACATGACTACCATGCCATTATCTGGATGCTATTTTTCGCAACCGGCCTTGTCTTATTACAAATGACATTGTCGTTTCCTCTAATGATTGGGCTTGGCTTCCAACGTGCCCCGTTAGCTGCTTATTTACCGATTGGCATTGTGTTACTCGCCGTTTTTATTGAAGCCGGCTTAGACCTTGACTTAGCAGTCTTGCGGCCCTGGCTCACGGCGTTCTCCATACTTTTGATCGTCGCCTTTGCGTTTTCTTGGTGGCTGAGTACCTATCTATATAAAAGGCGAGAATTTTGA